A portion of the Acidobacteriota bacterium genome contains these proteins:
- the ricT gene encoding regulatory iron-sulfur-containing complex subunit RicT, giving the protein MAELYLIEFKGSRKEYFYNTYYHSLKPSDMVVIQAEQGEDVGVLSKKIEVDINFTGAARPRSILRPAGPEDRARHEDLRRREVECKVEIVRLAKKHGLTMKIVDVEYQFDGSKITFYFTADHRVDFRALVRDLAARYRTRIELRQIGVRDEARRIGGLGICGLQQCCNSHIREFAPISTQHAREQDLSLNPAKISGNCGRLLCCLRYEAEQYAAVRQMFPSVGTRIRSRKGTGTIDRLDVFTDEAVVVDDERVQFRVGADDILGVEEEGTPAARPDRGGSTGRYRDDAEESGISADELDESEDVNS; this is encoded by the coding sequence ATGGCGGAATTGTATCTGATAGAGTTCAAGGGATCGCGAAAAGAGTACTTCTACAACACGTACTACCACTCGCTCAAACCGTCCGACATGGTCGTTATACAGGCGGAACAGGGCGAAGACGTGGGTGTCCTTTCGAAAAAGATCGAGGTTGACATCAATTTCACCGGGGCGGCAAGGCCGCGGTCGATTCTTCGTCCGGCAGGCCCGGAGGACAGGGCGCGACACGAGGACCTGCGGCGCCGGGAGGTCGAATGTAAGGTGGAGATCGTCAGGCTGGCCAAGAAGCACGGTCTGACGATGAAGATTGTCGATGTGGAGTACCAGTTTGACGGCAGCAAGATCACGTTCTATTTCACGGCCGACCACCGGGTGGACTTCAGAGCCCTGGTGCGCGATCTGGCGGCGCGGTACAGAACACGCATCGAGTTGCGCCAGATCGGCGTCCGCGACGAGGCGCGGCGGATCGGCGGCCTGGGTATCTGCGGATTGCAGCAGTGCTGTAATTCCCATATCCGCGAATTTGCGCCGATTTCCACCCAGCACGCCCGCGAGCAGGATCTCTCGCTTAACCCGGCCAAGATCTCCGGCAACTGCGGAAGGCTGCTGTGCTGCCTGCGCTACGAGGCGGAGCAGTACGCCGCGGTCAGGCAGATGTTCCCGTCCGTGGGAACGCGGATCAGGTCGCGCAAGGGTACCGGCACGATCGACCGGCTCGACGTGTTCACCGATGAGGCCGTGGTAGTCGATGACGAACGTGTGCAGTTCCGCGTGGGTGCCGACGATATCCTCGGCGTCGAGGAGGAAGGGACGCCGGCGGCTCGTCCGGACCGGGGCGGTTCAACGGGCCGCTATCGGGACGACGCTGAAGAAAGCGGCATTAGTGCCGATGAACTCGACGAAAGTGAAGACGTCAACAGTTGA
- the metG gene encoding methionine--tRNA ligase — translation MPKPIYITTPIYYVNDRPHIGHAYTSIAADLLARFYRLAGRQAFFLTGTDEHGSNVAEAAEAAGMSEIAFCDRTVETFKSAWKNLDVECDYFIRTTSERHLQAVRKILDAMRNARTDDGQEVVYSGYYEGLYCSGCEKFITEKELVDGKCPDHGRAPEKIREKNYFFRLTAFAKSIREKIESGELRILPEERRREVLGLIDQGLPDFSLSRERVKWGVPLSFDPSQVAYVWVDALSNYISAIGYADDEKSFDKWWNNSEIVHLMAKDILKFHCLYWPAMLLAVGLKLPDTIFLHGFFTVDGTRMSKTLGNTIDPNDMAARFGPDGTRYLLLTQYPFGIDGDIQASRFVTQYNADLANDLGNLVSRVGKMITANFDGRLPGPCREIDGLDELMQRAERAPGAAYEHIKHFRLSHAVAEGISLVRAANKFFNDTAPWVLARDGKREQLGGVLYACCEVIRIVSIILYPIMPRKMKEVRAILSLDDGTLSLEDAQRFFELQAGAAVSVDKPVFPRLDARVADGMKAARGNSDDQAQDNLVDISEFARLELQVAEVLKAEPVKGADRLLKLQINLGDEQRQIVAGIAQFYSPDKITGMKIIVVTNLKPAVIRGIESNGMLLAATKGERLALIVPESDLPPGARVS, via the coding sequence GTGCCCAAGCCGATTTACATAACCACTCCGATCTATTACGTCAATGATCGCCCGCATATCGGGCATGCGTACACCTCGATTGCGGCGGACCTTCTGGCGCGCTTTTACCGCCTCGCCGGCCGCCAGGCTTTCTTTTTGACCGGCACCGACGAGCACGGCTCGAACGTTGCCGAGGCGGCCGAAGCCGCCGGAATGTCGGAAATCGCCTTCTGTGATCGAACGGTGGAAACGTTCAAGTCCGCGTGGAAGAATCTTGACGTCGAGTGCGACTACTTCATTCGTACCACCTCCGAGCGTCACTTGCAGGCCGTTCGGAAAATACTCGACGCCATGCGGAACGCCAGGACCGACGACGGCCAGGAGGTCGTGTACTCCGGCTACTACGAAGGTCTGTACTGCTCCGGCTGTGAAAAGTTCATAACGGAGAAGGAACTGGTCGACGGGAAGTGTCCCGATCACGGGCGTGCGCCCGAGAAAATCAGGGAAAAGAACTACTTCTTTCGTCTCACCGCCTTCGCCAAGAGTATACGCGAGAAGATCGAGTCCGGCGAGCTGCGCATTCTTCCCGAAGAGCGCCGCCGCGAAGTGCTGGGGCTGATCGACCAGGGCCTGCCCGATTTCTCGCTTTCCCGTGAGAGGGTCAAATGGGGTGTCCCTCTATCGTTTGATCCCAGCCAGGTGGCCTACGTCTGGGTGGATGCCCTGTCCAACTACATCTCGGCCATCGGATATGCCGACGACGAAAAGTCGTTCGACAAGTGGTGGAACAACAGTGAGATTGTTCACCTGATGGCCAAGGATATCCTCAAGTTCCACTGCCTGTACTGGCCGGCCATGCTGCTGGCGGTCGGCCTTAAGCTGCCCGACACCATTTTCCTTCACGGGTTCTTCACCGTCGACGGTACCCGGATGTCCAAGACGCTCGGCAATACCATCGACCCCAACGACATGGCGGCCCGGTTCGGCCCGGACGGAACGCGGTACCTGCTGCTGACGCAGTACCCGTTCGGCATCGACGGCGATATTCAGGCCAGCCGCTTCGTCACCCAGTACAATGCCGACCTGGCGAACGACCTGGGCAATCTCGTCTCCCGCGTGGGCAAGATGATTACGGCGAATTTCGACGGCCGGCTGCCCGGCCCATGTCGGGAGATTGACGGGCTCGATGAACTGATGCAGCGGGCCGAGCGCGCCCCCGGTGCCGCCTACGAGCATATCAAGCACTTCCGCCTGAGTCACGCCGTCGCGGAGGGGATAAGCCTGGTGCGGGCCGCCAACAAGTTCTTCAATGACACCGCTCCGTGGGTGCTCGCCCGCGACGGCAAGCGGGAACAGCTTGGCGGTGTTCTCTATGCGTGTTGCGAAGTCATTCGAATTGTCTCCATCATTCTGTACCCCATCATGCCCCGGAAGATGAAGGAGGTTCGGGCAATCCTGTCGCTGGACGACGGCACGCTGAGCCTCGAGGACGCGCAGCGGTTCTTCGAGCTCCAGGCCGGCGCCGCGGTGTCGGTTGACAAACCCGTGTTCCCGAGGCTTGACGCGCGAGTCGCGGACGGCATGAAAGCCGCACGTGGTAACTCGGACGACCAGGCTCAGGACAACCTGGTGGACATTTCAGAGTTTGCCCGGCTGGAGTTGCAGGTGGCCGAGGTCCTGAAGGCCGAACCGGTCAAGGGCGCCGACCGGCTGCTCAAACTGCAGATCAACCTTGGTGACGAGCAACGGCAGATTGTGGCCGGGATAGCCCAGTTCTACAGTCCGGACAAGATCACGGGCATGAAGATCATCGTCGTCACCAACCTGAAGCCGGCGGTCATCCGCGGTATCGAATCGAACGGGATGCTGCTGGCGGCCACCAAGGGGGAGCGTCTCGCGCTGATTGTGCCTGAGAGTGACCTGCCGCCCGGCGCCAGGGTCAGTTGA
- a CDS encoding TatD family hydrolase has protein sequence MIDSHCHLDFDAYDGRRDAVIDEAERAGVHTLITIGVDLDSSRRAVQIAEKHTSVYATVGIHPHDARTFDDETVTELRELSESEKVVGIGEIGLDYYRDLSPRPVQERVFRRQLELAAELRLPVVIHTRNAFAETVAIVREYAGRLAGGVFHCFPGDARDAGTVCDLGFVVSVGGTITYRNSRMARMAAKVPLDRMIMETDSPFLTPEPYRGKPNQPAYVSFVCEKLAELQNVSRTEVARVTDRVCRKLFRLGETFEG, from the coding sequence ATGATCGATTCTCACTGTCATCTCGATTTTGACGCATATGACGGCCGCCGCGACGCAGTGATTGACGAGGCCGAGAGGGCAGGCGTGCATACCCTGATCACGATCGGCGTCGACCTGGACTCGTCCCGCCGCGCCGTGCAGATTGCCGAGAAACATACGTCGGTGTACGCAACCGTCGGTATCCACCCGCACGATGCCCGCACGTTCGACGACGAGACCGTGACAGAACTCAGGGAACTGTCGGAATCCGAAAAGGTGGTGGGCATCGGAGAGATCGGCCTCGATTACTATCGCGACCTCTCACCCCGTCCGGTCCAGGAGCGGGTTTTTCGCCGCCAGCTGGAGCTGGCGGCCGAACTGCGCCTTCCCGTAGTCATTCACACGCGCAACGCCTTCGCGGAGACGGTGGCAATCGTCCGTGAGTATGCCGGGCGGCTGGCCGGGGGGGTCTTTCACTGTTTCCCCGGTGACGCCCGGGACGCCGGCACCGTATGTGACCTCGGGTTCGTGGTATCCGTGGGCGGCACCATAACCTACAGAAACTCGCGTATGGCCCGGATGGCGGCCAAGGTGCCGCTCGACAGAATGATCATGGAAACCGATTCACCGTTTCTGACGCCTGAGCCGTACCGGGGCAAACCGAATCAGCCCGCGTACGTTTCGTTCGTTTGCGAGAAGCTGGCCGAACTGCAGAACGTGAGCCGAACGGAGGTGGCGCGCGTCACTGACCGGGTGTGCCGCAAACTGTTTCGTCTTGGCGAGACATTCGAGGGGTAA
- the rsmA gene encoding 16S rRNA (adenine(1518)-N(6)/adenine(1519)-N(6))-dimethyltransferase RsmA, with translation MAAYRPKKRLGQHFLRSPHVIQSILDLLQCGPDTRLVEVGPGRGALTRPLAETGARLVAVEFDRDLIGYLHKLVGRLPNVEIVNADFLTFEPDETSLPTFSLVGNLPYNITTPVLDWCIIYRRRLVRAVLMVQRELGARIAAGPHTRDWSPLAICTQLHFKVERRFDVPPDSFRPVPRVSSTVIELLPIATTVDIDLSLVSRVVRASFGHRRKLLVNNLVPDVIGSAEIAKQVLSDLSLPATCRAEELSIAQFLQLTRYLVAHNILPVE, from the coding sequence GTGGCGGCTTATCGTCCCAAGAAGCGACTGGGCCAGCATTTTCTTAGATCGCCGCACGTAATCCAGAGTATCCTTGATCTGTTGCAGTGCGGCCCGGACACGCGGCTGGTCGAGGTCGGCCCCGGACGCGGTGCGCTGACCCGCCCCCTGGCCGAAACCGGAGCCCGGCTGGTCGCCGTGGAATTCGACCGCGATCTCATTGGCTACCTTCACAAGCTCGTGGGGCGTCTGCCCAACGTCGAGATCGTCAACGCGGATTTCCTCACCTTCGAGCCGGACGAGACGTCCCTGCCCACGTTTTCCCTGGTCGGCAACCTCCCGTACAACATCACCACGCCCGTGCTCGACTGGTGTATTATCTATCGCCGGCGGCTGGTCCGGGCCGTCCTGATGGTGCAGAGAGAACTGGGTGCGCGTATAGCCGCCGGACCGCACACGCGGGACTGGTCACCCCTGGCGATCTGCACGCAGCTTCATTTCAAGGTGGAGCGCCGTTTTGACGTTCCGCCCGACAGCTTCAGGCCGGTGCCGCGCGTCTCGTCCACCGTTATCGAGCTGCTGCCGATCGCCACGACCGTCGATATCGACCTTTCGCTGGTGAGTCGGGTCGTGCGGGCTTCCTTTGGGCACAGGCGCAAGCTGCTCGTAAACAATCTGGTGCCGGACGTCATCGGCTCTGCCGAGATCGCGAAGCAGGTATTGTCGGACCTGTCACTGCCGGCTACCTGTCGTGCCGAGGAACTGTCGATCGCCCAATTTTTGCAATTGACTCGGTATCTGGTCGCGCATAACATACTGCCAGTGGAGTAG
- a CDS encoding pyridoxine 5'-phosphate synthase: MALLTVSLDQVGALRDARKLMEPDPVQAAVLAELAGANGLAVQLRRDRRYIRDRDLYMLREAVKTRLTIEMAPVDENVEKALEVKPSMVSLVADYADTDTPVAGIDFDNPMVDFSDIALRLKGVGIGVCFFVEPDADAVRGAARAGATVVMLNCGGFTQARTLEEAQQELDRIDRAAQAAAKAGLPVHAARGVGYNNVSPLRELNLIDDFVVGHAIVSRAVLCGFDRAVRDMLRLIGPRSLPA; this comes from the coding sequence ATGGCACTCTTGACGGTAAGCCTTGACCAGGTGGGGGCTCTTCGCGACGCCCGAAAGCTCATGGAGCCGGATCCGGTGCAGGCGGCGGTGCTGGCGGAACTCGCGGGCGCGAACGGCCTGGCGGTCCAGCTTCGGCGCGATCGCAGGTACATCCGTGATCGTGACCTGTACATGCTTCGCGAGGCCGTGAAGACCAGACTGACGATTGAAATGGCCCCGGTGGATGAAAACGTCGAGAAGGCGCTCGAAGTCAAGCCGTCCATGGTCAGCCTGGTCGCCGACTACGCGGACACCGACACACCGGTGGCCGGTATCGATTTCGACAACCCGATGGTGGATTTCAGCGACATTGCGCTTCGGCTCAAGGGGGTCGGTATCGGCGTCTGCTTTTTCGTCGAGCCGGATGCGGATGCCGTGCGGGGAGCGGCCCGGGCGGGGGCCACGGTCGTGATGCTAAACTGCGGCGGTTTCACCCAGGCGCGGACGCTCGAAGAGGCTCAGCAGGAGCTTGACCGAATCGATCGGGCCGCTCAGGCTGCTGCTAAGGCCGGATTGCCCGTTCACGCCGCACGTGGTGTCGGCTATAACAACGTGTCACCGTTGCGCGAACTAAACCTGATCGACGATTTCGTGGTGGGTCATGCCATCGTCTCACGGGCCGTTCTGTGCGGGTTCGACCGGGCAGTCCGTGATATGCTCCGCCTGATCGGACCGCGATCGCTGCCGGCGTGA
- a CDS encoding RluA family pseudouridine synthase: MSYPSNPPDCERLRIVVPGELGPQRLDRYLAEHPDLALSRTRIQKLIVDGGVSVNGQAVDKKHKLTGGEVVELTVPPPEPTTLVPENIPLDIVFEDEHLLVVNKPPGLVTHPAAGNYTGTLANALAYHFGRLAGAPGADRPGIVHRLDKNTSGLLVVARNDHAYASLQQAIQSRELRRTYLAVVCGHMRKDSGTIDLPVGRSVRDRRKMSVTDRHSRPAVTGYTVTERFRSYDLLDVLLQTGRTHQIRVHFSHLGHPVLGDPDYGGRQKWHRGIFGPERPLAREILSLLGRQALHARRLEFVHPSTGEALQFDSEPPEDIQVVLRLLDERGR; this comes from the coding sequence ATGTCTTACCCGTCAAACCCGCCGGATTGCGAGCGCCTGCGCATCGTCGTCCCGGGGGAATTAGGTCCTCAGCGCCTTGACCGGTACCTCGCTGAGCATCCCGATCTCGCGCTCTCCCGCACACGGATTCAGAAGCTTATTGTAGACGGCGGCGTGTCTGTCAACGGGCAGGCGGTTGACAAGAAGCACAAGCTGACGGGGGGAGAGGTTGTCGAGTTGACTGTACCCCCTCCGGAACCCACGACGCTGGTGCCCGAGAATATCCCGCTGGACATTGTCTTCGAAGACGAACACCTCCTGGTGGTCAACAAGCCGCCGGGCCTGGTGACACATCCGGCAGCCGGGAATTATACCGGAACGCTGGCAAACGCGCTGGCCTACCATTTCGGCCGGCTGGCCGGTGCCCCCGGTGCGGATCGTCCGGGTATAGTGCACCGGCTGGACAAGAACACGTCGGGACTGCTGGTGGTAGCCCGCAACGACCACGCCTATGCCTCGCTGCAACAGGCTATCCAGTCAAGGGAGCTCAGGCGGACCTACCTGGCGGTGGTGTGCGGCCATATGCGCAAGGACAGCGGGACTATTGATCTGCCGGTGGGGCGTTCCGTCCGCGACCGCAGGAAGATGTCCGTCACCGACCGGCACAGCCGCCCGGCCGTGACTGGTTACACGGTGACAGAGCGATTCCGTTCCTACGATCTCCTTGATGTGCTGCTGCAAACGGGGCGGACTCACCAGATTCGCGTTCATTTTTCTCATCTCGGACATCCGGTTCTGGGTGATCCGGATTACGGGGGGCGGCAAAAATGGCACCGAGGAATTTTCGGCCCGGAGCGACCTCTGGCCAGGGAGATTCTGTCCCTGCTTGGCCGCCAGGCGCTGCACGCCCGGAGGCTGGAGTTTGTCCACCCGTCCACCGGCGAAGCGTTACAGTTCGATTCGGAACCGCCGGAAGATATTCAGGTCGTTCTGCGCCTGCTCGACGAAAGAGGGCGCTGA
- the purM gene encoding phosphoribosylformylglycinamidine cyclo-ligase → MSDSHANDKLDYAKAGVDLKAGQDAVERIKALARKTFGAGVLSEIGAFGGFFKPDLAGLASPVLVSSADGVGTKLKLAFMTGRHDTVGEDLVNHCVNDILVHGARALFFLDYIATGRLEPSIVTKVVEGLSRGCQANGVALLGGETAEMPGFYRLNEYDLAGFIVGVVDEKKIVSGATIAEGDVCIGLPSNGLHTNGYTLARKIVFDVAGLKPDDVVDELGASVAEALMKVHTCYAGVIHPLLDLVDVHGMAHITGGGIPGNLRRVIPDGLSAEIVRDGWPVPPVFEFLMRAGNVSLDEMYSVFNMGIGFILVAAARDADKIKAAVFAAGATAFPIGRIVTGDDKVRLVKP, encoded by the coding sequence GTGTCTGATTCCCATGCCAACGATAAACTGGATTACGCCAAGGCGGGAGTTGACCTGAAAGCCGGTCAGGATGCCGTCGAGAGGATAAAGGCGCTGGCGCGCAAGACGTTTGGGGCCGGGGTCCTTTCGGAAATCGGCGCCTTCGGCGGTTTCTTCAAACCGGACCTTGCCGGCCTTGCGTCGCCGGTTCTTGTCTCCTCGGCCGACGGCGTGGGCACCAAGCTGAAGCTGGCCTTCATGACCGGCAGGCACGACACGGTCGGCGAGGATCTGGTCAACCATTGCGTCAACGATATTCTGGTGCACGGTGCCCGGGCTTTGTTCTTCCTTGACTACATCGCCACCGGCAGGCTGGAGCCGAGCATAGTTACGAAGGTGGTTGAAGGTCTCAGCCGGGGCTGCCAGGCCAACGGCGTGGCCCTGCTCGGCGGCGAGACGGCGGAGATGCCCGGCTTCTACCGGCTCAACGAGTACGACCTGGCCGGGTTCATCGTCGGCGTGGTGGACGAGAAAAAGATCGTCAGCGGTGCGACGATCGCCGAGGGAGACGTGTGCATCGGCCTGCCCTCCAACGGTCTGCACACCAACGGGTACACCCTGGCTCGCAAGATCGTCTTTGACGTTGCCGGCCTGAAACCGGATGATGTCGTGGATGAACTCGGCGCGAGCGTGGCCGAGGCGCTCATGAAGGTGCATACCTGCTACGCCGGTGTCATTCATCCCCTGCTGGATTTGGTCGACGTTCACGGCATGGCGCACATCACGGGCGGAGGCATTCCCGGCAACCTGAGACGGGTTATCCCCGACGGCCTGTCGGCCGAGATCGTCAGGGACGGCTGGCCGGTGCCGCCGGTGTTCGAGTTTCTCATGCGGGCCGGCAACGTATCCCTTGACGAAATGTATTCCGTGTTCAACATGGGCATCGGGTTCATACTTGTGGCTGCCGCCCGGGATGCCGATAAGATTAAGGCGGCCGTGTTCGCCGCCGGAGCGACCGCTTTCCCCATTGGCCGGATCGTCACCGGTGACGATAAGGTCAGGCTGGTGAAACCATGA
- the gpmI gene encoding 2,3-bisphosphoglycerate-independent phosphoglycerate mutase has translation MMVLLVIMDGWGLRQATPDNAVAAAHTPVYDELLMSSPFAVLEGSGPAVGLPEGQMGNSEVGHLNLGGGRIVYQDITRIDKAIETGEFFSNDVLSAAMERAAEEGRAVHLFGLVSDGNVHSSLNHLYALVELARQKNVSDVFLHAFTDGRDTPPTSGQFHMAEVLRKFGEIGLGKVATIGGRYYGMDRDRRWDRTDRAYRAIVYGQGEKFEDPVEAIRASYAKQVTDEFIVPLVIDHGNPEVGRLNDRDVAIMFNFRADRMRQLAYFLCGHEIKGYIHYRIPDAELITMTNFDKRMYEAKVAFHSMALSSILGEVLSNRGLRQLRTAETEKYAHITFFFNGGVEAPFKGEDRDMIASPMIPTYDMQPEMSLDEVTDNAIRRMSSNDYAFVLLNYANCDMVGHTGVFEAAKRAVEAVDAGVGRLLKEVKRQNGVAIITADHGNAEQMIDPETGGPWTAHTTNPVPCILYDPAGQLRKRFGPDPVRLREKGILADIAPTILDIVGIDIPTEMTGTSLIVRG, from the coding sequence ATGATGGTGCTGCTCGTGATAATGGACGGCTGGGGCCTGCGTCAGGCCACTCCTGACAACGCGGTGGCCGCAGCGCATACGCCGGTATACGACGAACTCCTCATGTCCTCGCCGTTCGCCGTTCTCGAGGGTTCAGGGCCGGCGGTCGGCCTTCCGGAAGGGCAGATGGGCAACAGCGAGGTGGGGCATCTCAACCTGGGCGGCGGGCGCATCGTGTATCAGGACATAACCCGCATCGACAAGGCCATCGAGACCGGCGAATTCTTCAGCAATGACGTTCTCAGCGCCGCCATGGAGCGTGCCGCCGAGGAAGGCCGCGCCGTGCACTTGTTCGGGCTTGTCTCCGACGGCAACGTGCATTCATCGTTGAATCACCTGTACGCCCTGGTTGAACTGGCCCGGCAGAAGAACGTCAGTGACGTCTTTCTGCACGCCTTCACCGACGGTCGTGATACGCCGCCGACGTCGGGCCAGTTCCACATGGCCGAGGTCCTGCGCAAGTTCGGCGAAATCGGACTCGGCAAAGTGGCGACCATCGGCGGGCGCTACTACGGAATGGACCGCGACCGGCGATGGGATCGAACTGACCGCGCATACCGCGCGATTGTCTATGGCCAGGGGGAGAAGTTCGAAGATCCGGTCGAGGCTATTCGGGCCTCGTACGCCAAGCAGGTAACGGATGAATTCATCGTGCCGCTGGTTATTGACCACGGTAATCCGGAAGTCGGCCGGCTGAACGACCGTGACGTGGCGATCATGTTCAACTTCCGGGCCGACCGGATGCGCCAACTGGCCTATTTCCTCTGCGGTCATGAGATTAAGGGCTATATCCACTACCGCATTCCCGACGCCGAACTGATCACCATGACCAACTTCGACAAGCGGATGTACGAGGCCAAGGTGGCTTTTCACTCCATGGCGCTCAGCAGCATTTTGGGGGAAGTGCTGTCCAACCGCGGCCTGAGACAACTGCGCACCGCCGAGACGGAGAAATACGCACACATCACCTTCTTCTTCAACGGTGGTGTCGAAGCCCCGTTCAAGGGTGAAGACCGGGACATGATCGCCTCACCCATGATACCGACATATGACATGCAACCGGAGATGTCGTTGGATGAGGTAACCGACAACGCCATTCGGAGAATGAGTTCCAACGATTACGCGTTCGTGCTGCTCAACTACGCCAATTGTGACATGGTCGGTCATACCGGCGTCTTCGAGGCGGCCAAAAGAGCCGTAGAAGCCGTCGACGCCGGAGTGGGGCGGCTCCTCAAGGAGGTGAAGCGCCAGAACGGTGTGGCCATTATCACGGCCGACCACGGCAACGCCGAGCAGATGATTGACCCTGAGACCGGAGGGCCGTGGACGGCTCACACCACCAACCCGGTGCCCTGTATCCTGTACGACCCCGCCGGGCAGTTGCGGAAACGATTCGGCCCGGACCCGGTCAGGCTTCGCGAGAAGGGGATCCTGGCCGACATTGCTCCCACCATACTCGACATCGTCGGCATTGACATACCGACGGAGATGACCGGGACGTCATTAATCGTGCGAGGTTAG
- the lnt gene encoding apolipoprotein N-acyltransferase: MTVWAFLLSLSFYPGHLGFLAWFSLVRPVVIIARLRGRPAFTAAYFFAFIFNAFSLYWVALVTPPGTAAAVVIVSFYYTAVLVIFNRLHHRRPLYGAIALPFLWVGMEFFRTLSQFAFPWSDLGYSQADYLYVLQIVSIISVHGLSFLIVTVNVLLWQVFRRGLSGERRITCGLISGAVVLLLVAYGWAVMPPYPVAGTFKVAVLQGSVPLHEKWARANEDYSLQLYDSLARSIGDSAVKLYIWPETAAPSYLSHSPSDRQVVGATARATGAYHLVGALGASMVGREPRHYNSCYQFNPEGYMEARYDKVRLVPFSEQVPYQSYLPFLRREVLSKYLTFIETYDVQWWSDFHPGDSLVLYELPDARYAVLICFESTFPNYAREAIRKGADFIVGITNDTWFGHSVGVYMHSRILLTRAVENRCWMARAANSGISYIVDGYGRIRGELRLDEVAGLVGGIEMLDGRSVFTRIGDVVGLASFLITLATIGILLLLWIFRRVFPAASSWR; this comes from the coding sequence CTGACCGTCTGGGCCTTTCTCCTTTCGCTCTCGTTCTATCCCGGCCACCTGGGATTCCTGGCCTGGTTCTCGCTGGTTCGTCCCGTAGTGATAATCGCCCGACTGAGGGGACGACCGGCCTTCACCGCCGCCTACTTCTTCGCCTTTATCTTCAATGCCTTCTCCCTGTACTGGGTGGCGCTGGTGACTCCGCCCGGCACCGCGGCTGCCGTCGTCATCGTCTCCTTTTACTATACGGCCGTGCTGGTGATTTTCAACCGCCTGCACCACCGGCGGCCGCTTTATGGAGCTATTGCTCTGCCTTTCCTCTGGGTCGGCATGGAGTTTTTCCGGACGCTTTCGCAGTTTGCCTTTCCCTGGTCGGATCTGGGTTATTCGCAGGCGGACTACCTGTACGTGTTGCAGATCGTCTCGATCATATCAGTGCACGGCCTGTCGTTTCTCATCGTGACAGTGAACGTCCTGCTGTGGCAGGTGTTTCGCCGGGGGCTGTCGGGCGAACGGCGGATCACGTGCGGCTTGATATCGGGGGCGGTCGTCCTGTTGCTGGTGGCTTACGGCTGGGCCGTCATGCCGCCGTACCCGGTCGCGGGCACGTTCAAGGTTGCCGTGCTGCAGGGGTCGGTGCCGCTGCATGAGAAATGGGCGAGGGCCAACGAGGATTACAGCCTTCAGCTTTATGATTCCCTTGCCCGGTCGATCGGTGACAGCGCCGTAAAGCTCTACATCTGGCCGGAGACGGCGGCGCCGTCGTACCTCTCTCACAGCCCGAGCGACCGGCAGGTGGTCGGCGCCACGGCCCGCGCCACGGGAGCATATCATCTGGTCGGGGCGCTGGGCGCCTCGATGGTCGGCCGTGAACCGCGGCACTACAACTCCTGCTACCAGTTCAATCCCGAAGGCTACATGGAAGCCCGGTATGACAAGGTGAGGCTGGTGCCGTTTTCCGAACAGGTACCGTACCAGAGCTACCTGCCGTTTCTTCGCAGGGAGGTCCTGTCGAAGTACCTGACGTTCATCGAAACCTACGACGTGCAATGGTGGTCCGATTTCCACCCCGGCGATTCGCTGGTCCTGTACGAGCTACCGGACGCCCGTTACGCCGTGCTGATCTGCTTCGAATCAACATTCCCCAATTACGCCCGTGAGGCTATCCGCAAGGGCGCGGACTTCATCGTCGGTATCACCAACGACACCTGGTTCGGCCACTCGGTGGGCGTCTACATGCATTCGCGCATTCTCCTGACGCGGGCGGTCGAGAATCGTTGCTGGATGGCTCGTGCCGCCAACAGCGGGATAAGCTACATTGTGGACGGGTACGGGCGGATCAGGGGAGAACTGCGTCTCGATGAGGTGGCCGGTCTCGTCGGCGGCATCGAGATGCTGGACGGCCGCTCAGTCTTCACCCGAATCGGTGACGTCGTCGGGCTTGCCTCGTTCTTGATAACGCTCGCAACGATCGGTATATTGCTGTTACTATGGATTTTCAGAAGGGTATTTCCGGCCGCTTCCTCCTGGCGCTGA